The sequence below is a genomic window from Candidatus Neomarinimicrobiota bacterium.
GTCAACGATTTGGGTGGCACGCCCGCCGAGCTCTATCCCAATTACGAGACAATCGTCGAAGTCCAGGGCCTCTATACGTATATCTGTGGCGATGAGCCGGCAGATTGGCTCGATGAGGGAGACAAGAATCTCGTGATCTCGGGTGATGAATGGCTGAACAACTGTTACGACGGGTGGGTCGCTACCGATTACGAGGCTGGTGATTTCCTCTACGATTACATGGGTGTCGATCAGACCTATCCGGACATGAACGGTGCTGCCACGGGTGTGTCAAGATTGATAGCCGTAGACGATGATGAGATCTCCGGGGACCTCGCAGCGTTTGTCGCCGACTCTCTGCTTCTTAACTACGATCCGAACTATGAGATCGGCATGCAAAACTGGCTGGACGGCGTGGATGTAACAGACGATGCGACCTTATCGTACTGGGGAGTCAGTGGACTTATTGATACGCTTACTTTCGCTGCATCTGACACTGCGGATACGGTAGCTTCGGGGGTCTATATGGAGCTGGCGAATGGCAGCAAAACGGCGTTATTTGCCTTTGACGCCCTCAGTTTGAATACGATGGCCGTTGACGCGGACGCACTGCACGGAGCTGGGTACAACTGGATCGGTGTCTACCCCGAGGGTCCGATTCCTCAGGCACTGGAATGGATGGATGCTTTGTTTTTTGCATCGACAGATGATGATGTGGCACAGATTCCATCCCGGTTTGCTCTCCGTCAAAACTATCCGAATCCGTTCAACCCGGTGACGAGCATCAGTTTTGATCTCCCCACCGATGGTGACATTAGCCTGACGGTCTACAACATGCTTGGTCAGAAAGTGGCCACGCTTGTAAACGAGGTTCGGACGGCAGGCAGCCACACGGTGACCTGGGACGGTACCACGGATGCTGGTATAGCGCTAGCCACGGGTGTTTATCTCTACCGGATTGACGCCGGTGACTTCGGTGCGACCAAGAAGATGATTCTGCTGAAGTAATTCGTTCTGCAGAAGAATGGAAAAAGGGCGGCCTTTAGGCTGCCCTTTTTTTGTAGTCGAAATACTTTATTGTGAAACCATTCCCAGGCCATTTCTCTTCATTCTTTTCGTACCTTTCTTAGCGTAAGAAAGGTACCGAAATCTCAAGATCCTGCGGAGAAGCTTCGGCTCAAAATAATCTGACTGGTGTTGGCTGTCGCCACGGGAATCAATTAAACTCCCCGACCTGCCAGCCACCTACAACGTGGGGCAGGCTGGCCAGTCGGGATCAAACAGTAATTCATCCTGATCTACGGCTCTGCCAACCCCTGTTCGCCAGATTATTTTAGGCCACCGGTGGTGCCGATGCATCGGCACCAAGAGGGAGACTTCCCTTCTTTTCTTGGTCTTGCGCAAGAAAAGGACAGTAAGGATAAGATTATGATAGCCTCTGAAAGTGGTTTTGGGCCATTTTTTGTGATGTATTCTTTGTTGAGAGACACTCCTGTTTTCCCTTAACTTTCTATATTCTTAGTGGGAAACAGAACTGGATTAACATACCTGTGAAAACAAGACAATGGGAGCAGAAAGAATGGCGAACTGTATAAACAGGACTGCCATCGCCTCTCTGGCGCTGGTGTGTATTTCCTGCACACTCAGAATGGGTGAGGATGATGTGGTAGCCATTGATGGAGAGGTCTTTTCGCGTGAAGCATTTCTTGCCGATGTGGGGGAGACGCGGTTCAGCAATCTGGATGTGGTTGAGAAAAGGGAGGTGATAGGAGAGTTTGCAGAAAGGGTGATTATTTCGATGGAAGCGGAGATGCGTGGGCTCCGGAACGGTGAGCTGACCATGAAAGCCGAAATGCGAGCCAGAGAGAATCTCACGGTCAACAAGATCTTTGAGGAAGAAATCTGGACTTCACTTCTTTCCGACTCCTCTTTAAGACTCCTCTATGAACGGATGGGACGGGAGATTGGGGTTCAGCATGTGGTGCTGACATTTGCGGGTTCCCACAGGTCGAAGTCGGACCGCCCGGAGGAGCACGCGTTGAGTCTCATCAAAGAGATCAGAGAAAAAATCATCCAGGGAGAGATGAAATTCTACGAGGCAGCCAAGAAGTATTCCGAGGATCCTTCAAGATACAATGACGGGCAACTCGGCCGGTTCAAGTGGGGCGAGCTGTTTGAACCTGTCCAGACTGCAGCATTTTCGTTGGGAGCGGGAGAAATCTCCATGACTGTCAGGTCCGATGTGGGCTATCACATCGTTCGGGTATCGGGCATCAAGAAATTACCCCGGAAACCGTATGAAGAGATGATACCGAGATTGAGGCAGTTCATCCGGAGCAACCAGGGCCATGAGTTCGACGTTGGAGTCAGGAATTTTGAGTCGATACTTCGGAATCGTTACGGGGTTACTTTCAACGACGACATGATTCGCGAGCTACTGGCCGAGATCATCCGTGTCCATCGCGATCACGACGGAAGCCCCAAGGTATCCGACATTACGCTGGTGGATCTTCCAGGAATCGTCTTTGTTGCGGGGGGAATTCCCGTGGAGCTGCCGTGGTTACAGGAGCGGATTGAGCTTCTCGGTTCCCCTCTTTCTGAGTCCCTGGTCATATCGGAAAGGAGTTTAACCATCACTCTGGAGCACATACTCTACAGATTCCTGACTAACCAATTCGCTGAGGAGACAAGAGGGGAAGAGTGGTTTGTCGAAATTGACAAAGCGGTGGAACGGAAGCGACCTGACATTTTGAAAAACATTTTGATAGAGCGGCTGTCAAAGGAAAATTCCGATGCGTCAAAGGATGAACTTATTCAACTGGTGACGGACAGGCACCGGGTAGACATCAATGAAGATTTTCTCGCATTATATGTGGATCCCGCTGAACCGACCGATGACGTTCAACCTGTAAAGTAACCTACCAGGTTCGCCACGGGGATCACTGGCCGTTGAAGATTGCATTCAACAAATCGATAAGTTCAGGGTGGGGAAGTCCCTGACCCATGTACCACTCCCCGTTTTCGTCCTGAATGATGAGTTCATAGTGGAGATGGGCCCCCTGCCGGGTACCCTCAGCCCCGTCGCTGGTGCCGCTGTTTCCACATAATCCCACCAGCTGCCCTCGACGAACAGATTTTCCTACCTGAATCGACTCATCAATCTGTGAAAGGTGGGCATGGATAGAAACGAGTCGCTTCCCGGGAACCATGTCTACCCCGTGGTCGATGAATACACTTCTTCCCAGAAGGATGTGCTCAAACACATCCGAGGGAGTATAGCCAATGAAAGATGCTTTTTTCAAGAGCGAGTCGCGGAATTCATTCGTTATTTCCCGGTAGTCGTGGTCGGCTCGCGTAACGATGCCGTCGGCGACACTTCTTACCTGTGATCCATACGGTGCGGGGAAATCGATCCCGCGATGGGTTCCACTTCGATAATCCCGTGGAGCATTGGGGAGGAGATTAGCGTCCTCCGGAACAGGGACATTGGGGCATGGAAGGAGGAGCGAGAGCTGCGAAAGATACGAAAAATCATGGACCACTCTCTTCACATTTTCGTATTTCTTCATTAGTTCTGAGGCCAGTCGAGCAATTCCCGATTGATCCTCATCCAGTATGATCGTGACGGCACGCTGGTCTGAGCTTATTTCACGATATGAGTACCGGAAAAGGTTACCCTCCCCGACAATATCTCTGAGTTCCCGACTCAGCACCCTTTTCAGAGAATCGTCTTCTACCCGGGGAAAGTACGTCTCGTAATCGATACGTCCCGCGGTGCTATGGAGAAGCTCCTCAACTGTCTCTCCAGGAGCCACTGCCCCGTGAGGGATATGAATGGTCACGATTCTCCCATCTTCCGAGAATTCATACGAGACCTCTTCAGATGGAGTTACGTCTTCGACCGTTGGCGGTTTAATGAAGTAGGTACACCCTGCAAGGAAAAGCAGGGACGTGGTCACATAAACGCGCAACATACTTGCTATTCTTAACCTGGATTATTCATCAGCATACTCTAAATAGATGCTAAGTGATACTAAAACAACTAGATATATGTTCATTCTTTTATTGCTGATGAATAATCCACCAAAGGCCGCCTTTGGCGGGGTTAACCCCGCAAGTTCAGTCCCGCCAAGGCGGGAAACATGCGGCCCAAAGGGTGATTAATTCATGAGAGGTCATGAATTAATCAGGTTAACTACTCCCGGTGTTGATGTGTGAATGGAGTTCCACCAGGGCCGAGGTATACGCCTGGATGGGATGAGCCTCTTTTGTCGCGACGGCCATTACGGAAAATAGAGACGATTTTGCGTAACTGTCCGGGTCAAAATCGGATGTGAAGTGGATTTCAACGGTGGGCAGAGAGACAAGCTTCAGAGTATCTAGAATATCGTATTGACCTTTTGCCCAGGGACCCGGTGTGAAGAGCAATCCATCTGCCCAGTTTCTGTTTCGCTGAATAAAGGTGATGGCCTTCCCGGGATGATGAGTCTGGAGTGTTTTCAGGGTAATCTCCAGTTCATGCGCCTTTCGTCTCAGTGCCGTGTCGATTTTGTCGAGGGTAACCCGGTCGCCCACCTGGGCAGAACGTACCCCTATGAGGTTCATGTTGGGCCCGTGTAGAACAAGTATATTCATGATCTTCTCAATTGCTGATTAGGTGAGTAGGTAACTGGTTAACCAGGTAATTGGTAACTGGTAAACTGGTAACTGGTTCACTGGTGACTGGATACTGGATTCTTGATCCTTGTTACTTGATCCTTGACACTTGATCCTTGATACTTGGCTCTTGTTTATCCCTTATCTCGGTTTTCATGATAATCTAGTAACATTTTTCGAAGGATGCTTCGCAAATGCAGTTACCAGGAAAGGTAAATCGTCTTCCCGTGAACCACCATGTCATTGGTGATATCTCTGATCAGCCGCGACTCTTCACCGGATCTCAACGTGTATCGGTCAATGTAGGGTATTCCTTTGTCTTTGTCCGTGGAATAGGGGACGGTCAGGGCGAGATTTCCTCTTGAATCAGATCGGGCCAACTGTATGTAGGGAAACCACCGTTCATAGGGAGTGTGGACGATACCCTGGATCATCACGTCGCCGCTTGAGGGCAATCCTGAGACCTCCACTTGACAACCGGGCACATATTCGTAGAGTTTTACGAGGGCTATTTCGGGTCCACCCTCGGTCTGTTCATCCTTGCCGGGGCTTTCCGCCACCAGGCGCAGCCGTTCCAGGGGAGGATGATAGGTGCCGCGGCGGTCCATGACCGCACCTCCGTACCTCCAGGTCAAGCGGTAAAGGACGGTGGGGAACATCTCGGGAGAGAAATTGATCCTTCTCATCGATTTTCCCCTCAGGGACGCGCCAGTGACGTATTGCTCAACCTGGTTCTCCTGAACGACGCTTTGAAACGTTCCTACCAGATCGCGCGTAAGAACGTATCGCACTTTGTTTTCATCTAGAATTTTCCAGGCTGTCTTGTTGTTCCTGGCGAGAAAGAACTCACGGAGTCTCCGGAGGTCACTGGCATGTTCACCAAAGTTGTCCGCGAGTG
It includes:
- a CDS encoding peptidylprolyl isomerase produces the protein MANCINRTAIASLALVCISCTLRMGEDDVVAIDGEVFSREAFLADVGETRFSNLDVVEKREVIGEFAERVIISMEAEMRGLRNGELTMKAEMRARENLTVNKIFEEEIWTSLLSDSSLRLLYERMGREIGVQHVVLTFAGSHRSKSDRPEEHALSLIKEIREKIIQGEMKFYEAAKKYSEDPSRYNDGQLGRFKWGELFEPVQTAAFSLGAGEISMTVRSDVGYHIVRVSGIKKLPRKPYEEMIPRLRQFIRSNQGHEFDVGVRNFESILRNRYGVTFNDDMIRELLAEIIRVHRDHDGSPKVSDITLVDLPGIVFVAGGIPVELPWLQERIELLGSPLSESLVISERSLTITLEHILYRFLTNQFAEETRGEEWFVEIDKAVERKRPDILKNILIERLSKENSDASKDELIQLVTDRHRVDINEDFLALYVDPAEPTDDVQPVK
- a CDS encoding M23 family metallopeptidase, whose protein sequence is MLRVYVTTSLLFLAGCTYFIKPPTVEDVTPSEEVSYEFSEDGRIVTIHIPHGAVAPGETVEELLHSTAGRIDYETYFPRVEDDSLKRVLSRELRDIVGEGNLFRYSYREISSDQRAVTIILDEDQSGIARLASELMKKYENVKRVVHDFSYLSQLSLLLPCPNVPVPEDANLLPNAPRDYRSGTHRGIDFPAPYGSQVRSVADGIVTRADHDYREITNEFRDSLLKKASFIGYTPSDVFEHILLGRSVFIDHGVDMVPGKRLVSIHAHLSQIDESIQVGKSVRRGQLVGLCGNSGTSDGAEGTRQGAHLHYELIIQDENGEWYMGQGLPHPELIDLLNAIFNGQ
- a CDS encoding type II 3-dehydroquinate dehydratase; the encoded protein is MNILVLHGPNMNLIGVRSAQVGDRVTLDKIDTALRRKAHELEITLKTLQTHHPGKAITFIQRNRNWADGLLFTPGPWAKGQYDILDTLKLVSLPTVEIHFTSDFDPDSYAKSSLFSVMAVATKEAHPIQAYTSALVELHSHINTGSS
- a CDS encoding T9SS type A sorting domain-containing protein, which codes for VNDLGGTPAELYPNYETIVEVQGLYTYICGDEPADWLDEGDKNLVISGDEWLNNCYDGWVATDYEAGDFLYDYMGVDQTYPDMNGAATGVSRLIAVDDDEISGDLAAFVADSLLLNYDPNYEIGMQNWLDGVDVTDDATLSYWGVSGLIDTLTFAASDTADTVASGVYMELANGSKTALFAFDALSLNTMAVDADALHGAGYNWIGVYPEGPIPQALEWMDALFFASTDDDVAQIPSRFALRQNYPNPFNPVTSISFDLPTDGDISLTVYNMLGQKVATLVNEVRTAGSHTVTWDGTTDAGIALATGVYLYRIDAGDFGATKKMILLK